The Bacteroides acidifaciens genome includes a region encoding these proteins:
- a CDS encoding dual specificity protein phosphatase family protein, protein MKRRILLSLLLGIIFSFSVFSQTLKPEKIILPDSELANLYKIDVGVYRSEQPSSADFKALEKYGIKESLNLRNRHSDDDEAKGTAVKLHRVKMKAHSVSEEQLIRTLCIIKNRKAPIVIHCHHGSDRTGAVCALYRIVFQNVSKEDAIREMTEGGFGFHRIYKNIIRRIREADIERIKKEVMQ, encoded by the coding sequence ATGAAAAGACGAATCTTATTGAGTCTGCTTTTAGGAATAATCTTCTCATTCTCAGTCTTTAGTCAAACTCTGAAACCTGAGAAGATTATTCTTCCTGACAGTGAACTGGCCAATTTGTATAAGATAGATGTGGGAGTATACCGTTCAGAGCAGCCTTCATCAGCCGACTTTAAAGCTCTCGAAAAATATGGAATCAAAGAGTCTCTTAATCTTCGGAACAGACATAGTGATGATGATGAAGCAAAAGGCACAGCTGTGAAGCTCCATCGGGTAAAAATGAAGGCGCACTCAGTCAGTGAGGAGCAATTAATAAGAACATTATGTATCATAAAGAATCGCAAAGCTCCTATTGTAATCCATTGTCATCATGGTTCCGACCGTACAGGAGCCGTTTGTGCACTCTACCGTATTGTATTTCAGAATGTCTCTAAAGAAGATGCGATTCGCGAAATGACTGAAGGGGGCTTTGGTTTTCATCGTATTTATAAAAATATTATTCGAAGAATCAGAGAAGCTGATATAGAAAGAATAAAAAAAGAAGTGATGCAATAA
- the hisB gene encoding bifunctional histidinol-phosphatase/imidazoleglycerol-phosphate dehydratase HisB — MKKKVLFIDRDGTLVIEPPVDYQLDSLEKLEFYPKVFRNLGFIRSKLDFDFVMVTNQDGLGTSSFPEETFWPAHNLMLKTLEGEGITFDDILIDRSFPEDNAPTRKPRTGMLTKYIDNPDYDLAGSFVIGDRPTDVELAKNLGCRAIYLQDSTESLKEKGLEDFCVLATTDWDKIAEFLFAGERKAEVRRTTKETDIYVALNLDGNGTCDISTGLGFFDHMLEQIGKHSGMDLTIRVKGDLEVDEHHTIEDTAIALGECIYQALGSKRGIERYGYALPMDDCLCQVCLDFGGRPWLVWDAEFKREKIGEMPTEMFLHFFKSLSDAAKMNLNIKAEGQNEHHKIEGIFKALARALKMALKRDIYHFELPSSKGVL; from the coding sequence ATGAAGAAGAAAGTATTATTTATAGATAGAGATGGTACATTGGTCATTGAACCACCTGTTGATTATCAGCTCGATTCATTAGAAAAGTTAGAATTCTACCCGAAGGTTTTCCGTAATTTGGGTTTTATCCGTAGCAAACTAGATTTCGATTTTGTGATGGTCACTAATCAGGACGGATTGGGCACTTCTTCTTTTCCGGAAGAAACATTCTGGCCTGCCCACAATCTGATGTTGAAAACATTGGAAGGAGAGGGGATTACTTTTGATGATATTCTGATAGACCGTAGTTTTCCTGAGGATAACGCACCGACTCGCAAACCGCGTACTGGCATGTTGACAAAATACATCGACAATCCCGACTATGACCTTGCCGGAAGTTTTGTGATTGGTGACCGTCCTACTGATGTGGAGCTTGCCAAGAACTTGGGATGTCGTGCCATCTATTTACAAGACTCAACTGAAAGTTTGAAAGAAAAAGGTCTGGAAGATTTTTGTGTGCTTGCAACAACAGATTGGGATAAGATAGCCGAGTTCCTTTTTGCAGGTGAACGAAAAGCGGAGGTCCGTCGTACAACTAAAGAAACGGATATATATGTAGCTCTGAACCTTGATGGAAATGGTACTTGTGATATTTCTACCGGTCTTGGTTTCTTCGACCATATGCTCGAACAGATTGGAAAACACTCCGGCATGGATTTGACAATTCGTGTAAAAGGAGATTTGGAGGTAGACGAACATCATACCATCGAAGATACTGCTATTGCTTTGGGAGAGTGCATTTATCAGGCTTTGGGCAGCAAGAGAGGAATCGAACGATATGGTTATGCATTGCCTATGGATGATTGTCTCTGTCAGGTTTGTCTGGATTTCGGCGGTCGCCCTTGGTTAGTATGGGATGCTGAATTTAAGCGCGAAAAGATAGGAGAGATGCCTACGGAAATGTTTCTTCATTTCTTTAAGTCATTAAGTGACGCTGCAAAAATGAATCTGAATATCAAAGCAGAAGGGCAGAATGAACATCACAAGATAGAGGGAATTTTTAAAGCCCTTGCACGTGCCTTGAAGATGGCGCTCAAAAGAGACATCTATCATTTTGAACTTCCGTCCAGTAAAGGCGTACTTTGA